In one Bosea sp. RAC05 genomic region, the following are encoded:
- a CDS encoding EAL domain-containing protein, with amino-acid sequence MARFRPNALHPLASAVTGLAAGAVLTLLWPAPLGAALGLVLVGAGAMGSIWLSERRSLAQREQVLAAVGEVKVRLATNAIRLDALSKRVEQMPMRDADAAPARAAINELTAEVGLLGDLIHQVATTLADHDTTLATLQSRAMPAAAPELHAVAAPPVVVDPEAARQERLRVLAAERAEAARQAEEHAAAEQASVISTALSEGRVEVHLQPIVQLPQRRTRGYEALVRLRLDENTLLLPHEFIPVIEERGFGPTLDALVLTRALAIARHLGSKPGELFVSCNFSTATWNSSKALATLSRILDKYREHTGHLVVEMPQKVFRGLDPTSLGLLGAMSANGVRFALDELADLRVDPVALFDRGIRFVKAPAALLMEQADNQTADIAPSDLAALLARASVVLIADQVADDPTVADMIDLGVTMGQGLVFSPPRPVKPDVFAEPAPASAAPEPPPVAVAEARTAEVVGYPAPAPAPPPEAPPERQSFRSVLRRATA; translated from the coding sequence TTGGCCCGTTTCCGACCGAACGCTCTTCATCCCCTCGCCAGTGCCGTCACCGGGCTGGCCGCGGGCGCGGTCTTGACGCTGCTGTGGCCGGCTCCGCTGGGAGCCGCGCTCGGTCTCGTGCTGGTCGGCGCCGGCGCGATGGGCTCGATCTGGCTGTCCGAGCGGCGGTCGCTCGCGCAGCGGGAGCAGGTCCTGGCGGCTGTCGGCGAAGTGAAGGTCCGCCTCGCCACCAATGCGATCCGGCTCGACGCCCTGTCGAAGCGCGTCGAGCAGATGCCGATGCGCGATGCCGATGCCGCGCCCGCCCGGGCCGCGATCAACGAATTGACCGCGGAGGTCGGTCTGCTCGGCGATCTCATCCACCAGGTCGCGACGACGCTCGCCGATCACGACACGACCCTGGCGACGTTGCAGTCGCGCGCAATGCCCGCGGCCGCGCCGGAGCTTCACGCCGTGGCCGCGCCGCCGGTGGTCGTCGATCCGGAAGCCGCCCGCCAGGAGCGCCTGCGGGTGCTCGCCGCCGAACGCGCCGAAGCGGCGCGGCAGGCCGAGGAGCACGCCGCCGCCGAACAGGCCTCGGTCATCAGCACGGCGCTCTCGGAGGGACGGGTCGAGGTCCATCTGCAGCCGATCGTGCAGCTGCCGCAGCGCCGCACCCGCGGCTACGAGGCGCTGGTGCGCCTGCGGCTCGACGAGAACACGCTGCTGCTCCCGCATGAATTCATTCCGGTCATCGAGGAGCGCGGCTTTGGGCCCACGCTCGATGCGCTGGTGCTGACGCGGGCGCTGGCCATCGCCCGCCATCTCGGCTCCAAGCCCGGCGAACTCTTCGTCTCCTGCAACTTCAGCACGGCGACCTGGAACTCCTCGAAGGCGCTGGCGACGCTGTCGCGCATCCTCGACAAATACCGGGAGCACACCGGCCATCTCGTCGTCGAGATGCCGCAGAAGGTCTTCCGCGGGCTCGATCCGACCAGCCTCGGCCTGCTCGGCGCGATGTCGGCCAATGGCGTGCGCTTCGCGCTCGATGAACTGGCTGATCTGAGGGTCGATCCCGTCGCGCTCTTCGATCGCGGCATCCGCTTCGTGAAGGCGCCGGCGGCGCTGCTGATGGAGCAGGCCGACAACCAGACGGCCGACATCGCCCCCTCCGATCTCGCCGCGCTGCTGGCGCGCGCCTCGGTGGTGCTGATCGCAGACCAGGTCGCGGACGACCCGACGGTGGCGGACATGATCGATCTCGGCGTCACCATGGGGCAGGGCCTGGTCTTCTCGCCGCCCCGGCCGGTGAAGCCGGACGTCTTCGCGGAGCCGGCGCCGGCCTCCGCCGCTCCCGAGCCGCCGCCCGTGGCCGTTGCCGAGGCGCGGACGGCGGAGGTGGTCGGCTATCCCGCACCCGCGCCGGCGCCGCCTCCGGAGGCGCCGCCGGAGCGCCAGTCCTTCCGCTCCGTCCTGCGCCGCGCGACCGCCTGA